In a genomic window of [Empedobacter] haloabium:
- a CDS encoding YigZ family protein translates to MPHTLATPCFADLTIKKSRFLACVQPMSDRAAAQAVVAQLKAQHPGAAHVCWALLAGGQSAAVDDGEPSGTAGRPMLDVLRHQDLEGVLATVVRYFGGVKLGAGGLVRAYTDSVAQALLAAERIAIVKARTLHCAVPYALEGLLRRELDAAGATLGDVLHGDEVRMAFTLPETAAPALVARLNEAGNGRVRWREPD, encoded by the coding sequence ATGCCGCATACCCTCGCCACGCCCTGCTTTGCCGACCTGACCATCAAGAAAAGCCGCTTCCTGGCCTGCGTCCAGCCGATGAGCGACCGGGCCGCCGCCCAGGCCGTCGTCGCGCAGCTGAAGGCGCAGCATCCGGGCGCCGCGCACGTCTGCTGGGCCCTGCTGGCGGGTGGCCAGTCAGCCGCGGTCGATGACGGCGAGCCCAGCGGCACTGCCGGCCGGCCCATGCTGGACGTGCTGCGCCACCAGGACCTGGAGGGGGTGCTGGCAACGGTGGTGCGCTACTTCGGCGGCGTCAAGCTGGGCGCCGGCGGCCTGGTGCGGGCGTATACGGACAGCGTGGCCCAGGCCCTGCTGGCGGCCGAGCGGATCGCCATCGTCAAGGCGCGCACGCTGCACTGCGCCGTGCCGTATGCGCTGGAGGGCCTGCTGCGGCGCGAGCTGGACGCCGCCGGCGCCACGCTGGGCGACGTGCTGCATGGGGACGAGGTACGGATGGCTTTCACCTTGCCCGAGACGGCCGCGCCGGCGCTGGTGGCGCGGCTGAACGAAGCGGGCAACGGCCGCGTGCGCTGGCGCGAGCCGGATTGA
- a CDS encoding RidA family protein, whose translation MHTTLEKNTANFGVAWEQAYGYSQAVKVKDTIYVSGQLSHDRDGQLVAPAALDEHGRPRDFDNMAEQMRQTYRNAAELLAQFGATLDHVVEETLYVLDVGAAFKAAGAVRKEVYGSDQPAVASNLIGISQLAFPDQLIEITFRAVVPD comes from the coding sequence ATGCACACCACTTTGGAAAAGAACACCGCCAACTTCGGCGTCGCCTGGGAACAGGCATACGGCTACAGCCAGGCCGTGAAGGTCAAGGATACGATCTACGTGTCGGGCCAGCTGAGCCACGACAGGGACGGCCAGCTGGTCGCGCCCGCCGCGCTGGACGAACATGGGCGGCCGCGCGACTTCGACAATATGGCGGAGCAGATGCGCCAGACCTATCGCAATGCCGCCGAGCTGCTGGCGCAATTCGGCGCGACGCTCGACCACGTGGTCGAGGAAACGCTGTATGTGCTGGACGTGGGTGCGGCCTTCAAGGCCGCCGGCGCGGTGCGCAAGGAGGTATACGGCAGCGACCAGCCGGCCGTGGCCAGCAACCTGATCGGCATTTCCCAGCTGGCGTTTCCCGATCAGCTGATCGAGATCACGTTCCGCGCCGTCGTGCCGGACTGA
- a CDS encoding DUF418 domain-containing protein, producing MSPSAARLDLVDALRGYAIASIMLLHNIEHFDLMHMPAGQPAWLNGLDRYVWDSAFFLFGGKSYAIFALLFGVTFHLQFSARAARGEDFRPRFVWRMLLLLAFGLCNSLFYQGDILTLYAVLALALLPVARLRDGAVLAIALLLLLQPHAWVALLQALPAPAATLPDPASWAYFGRANDYLANGTLFDVWHGNLTNGKEGVVRWSWETGRLFQIPALFMLGMLAARRGRFTLSDENRAFWRRALLLAVLAFVPLYALNDQLGAWLPAEGVRRPVAVMAASWMKLAFMVVLVALFALAFHAAAAARLLRAFAPLGRMSLTGYVLQSLVGTALYYGYGFGLYRTTGATMCLLIGIALALLQGALCAWWLRHYRQGPLEALWHRVTWIGAPAAAVAAPRT from the coding sequence ATGAGCCCGAGCGCTGCCCGCCTCGACCTGGTGGATGCCCTGCGCGGCTACGCCATCGCGTCGATCATGTTGTTGCACAATATCGAGCACTTCGACCTGATGCACATGCCCGCCGGCCAGCCAGCCTGGCTGAATGGCCTGGACCGCTACGTCTGGGACAGCGCGTTCTTCCTGTTCGGCGGCAAGTCGTATGCGATCTTCGCGCTGCTGTTCGGCGTCACGTTCCACTTGCAGTTCAGCGCCCGCGCTGCGCGTGGCGAGGATTTCCGGCCGCGCTTCGTCTGGCGCATGCTGCTGTTGCTGGCGTTCGGCCTGTGCAACTCGCTGTTCTACCAGGGCGACATCCTGACGCTGTACGCCGTGCTGGCGCTGGCGCTGCTGCCGGTGGCACGCCTGCGCGATGGCGCAGTGCTGGCTATCGCACTGCTGTTGCTGCTGCAACCGCATGCCTGGGTGGCGCTGCTGCAGGCGCTGCCGGCGCCGGCCGCGACCTTGCCGGACCCGGCTTCCTGGGCCTACTTCGGCAGGGCGAACGACTATCTGGCCAATGGCACGCTGTTCGACGTCTGGCATGGCAATCTCACCAATGGCAAGGAGGGCGTGGTCCGCTGGAGCTGGGAAACCGGCCGGCTGTTCCAGATTCCCGCGCTGTTCATGCTGGGCATGCTGGCGGCGCGGCGCGGCCGCTTCACGTTGTCCGACGAGAACCGCGCATTCTGGCGCCGGGCCCTGCTGCTGGCCGTGCTGGCCTTCGTGCCCTTATATGCGCTCAACGACCAGCTGGGCGCATGGCTGCCTGCCGAGGGGGTGCGCCGTCCCGTTGCCGTGATGGCGGCGTCGTGGATGAAGCTGGCGTTCATGGTGGTGCTCGTGGCCCTGTTCGCGCTGGCCTTCCACGCTGCCGCCGCGGCCCGGCTGCTGCGGGCGTTCGCGCCGCTGGGCCGGATGAGCCTGACCGGCTATGTGCTGCAGTCCCTGGTCGGCACCGCTTTGTACTACGGCTATGGATTCGGCCTGTACCGGACCACGGGGGCGACGATGTGCCTGCTGATCGGCATCGCCCTGGCACTGCTGCAGGGCGCCCTGTGCGCCTGGTGGCTGCGCCATTATCGGCAGGGGCCACTGGAGGCGCTGTGGCATCGCGTCACGTGGATCGGCGCGCCAGCGGCAGCCGTGGCGGCACCGCGTACCTGA
- a CDS encoding M12 family metallo-peptidase, giving the protein MRIKLSPPSAPDGLTRPTKRGPGARTTLALCIALGWAAALAPAHAAQASAPVSTQAAAAYWQSVPVPTESLTVGGGRQLSVKPRKFHAATLDKGGMRSLTAGAPMERRDGAVVGEQTISLPHPDGGYQRFVIVESPVMEAGLAAKHPDIKTYKGKGVDDPGATLRMDITPLGLHASVRSPNGGWYVDPYYHLDDSLYASYHRRDLPNQHGPLLEKPLAEAQLTLTRGFYRAGDALEVRGVGFAPGASVNLTVRAEGDSAPLRTVTATADQDGTVKATLTADPNGNPGAYEVTASDGRNTSAAAYHVVREDAAVEASTGSQLRTYRLALVTDPSYASYFGAANVTAAKVTLINRVSQVYEDETSIRLVLIDATDKLNLNTAAEMTGADGPCGATACYTPSQASGCSSSLLGRNRIVTGLLAGASNFDVGHIGLGLNGGGIASLGVVGGSAKAQGCTGVPTPVGDLFAVDYVAHELGHQFSGNHTFNGVTSSCSGGNRNPETSVEPGSGSSIMAYAGICSTDNLQPHSDPYWSQRSFDEIVSYVSGAESVLNEVQMVALRKFATDGQQFQVRWNGKLSAPIVRGRNYSVGALKEAIQSIEGWPAGATAAISSVSDTGFTVTFNGTLAGTNVAQLEIVNCTGGCSAVVGEITAGGPTARGGKVSATGNAAPVVTVPAGYAIPLRTPFALTGSAADADGDPLTYLWEQTDRGGNGGTALLDNTKTSGPLFRQFGVRAVVTSSGTIQYNSPGENQTTADPTRVFPDIAQILANNTNAETGACATPASNPTAADIDCFSEFLPTADYVGLPGVNPRALNFRLTVRDGQGGVGSASTRLTLAPDAGPFRVTSHNAAATVNAGSTQTVTWSVANTNAAPVNTQNVRITLSLDGGKTFPHVLAESTPNSGSTAVTLPAVASKTARIKVAAVGNVFFDVSNANFTIRLAGDVNGDGTADCADLTIVRGALGKRSGQPGYDARADVNGDGVVDIRDLSGVSQLVAKGSSCS; this is encoded by the coding sequence ATGAGAATCAAGCTTTCGCCCCCGTCCGCACCCGATGGGCTGACCCGACCGACCAAGCGCGGCCCCGGCGCACGCACCACGCTGGCCCTGTGCATCGCCCTCGGATGGGCCGCCGCCCTCGCCCCGGCCCACGCGGCGCAGGCGAGCGCGCCGGTGTCGACCCAGGCGGCGGCCGCGTACTGGCAAAGCGTGCCGGTGCCGACGGAATCGTTGACCGTGGGCGGCGGCCGCCAGCTGTCCGTCAAGCCGCGCAAATTCCATGCGGCCACCCTGGACAAGGGCGGCATGCGGTCGCTGACGGCCGGCGCGCCGATGGAGCGCCGCGACGGCGCCGTCGTCGGCGAGCAGACCATTTCGCTGCCCCATCCGGACGGCGGCTACCAGCGCTTCGTCATCGTCGAGTCGCCCGTAATGGAAGCGGGCTTGGCCGCCAAGCACCCGGATATCAAGACTTATAAAGGCAAGGGCGTGGACGACCCGGGCGCGACGCTGCGCATGGACATCACGCCGCTGGGCCTGCACGCCTCGGTGCGCTCGCCGAACGGCGGCTGGTATGTCGATCCGTACTATCACCTGGACGACAGCCTGTATGCCAGCTATCACCGGCGCGACCTGCCGAACCAGCATGGTCCGCTGCTGGAAAAACCGCTGGCGGAAGCGCAGCTGACGCTGACCCGCGGCTTCTACCGCGCGGGCGACGCGCTGGAAGTGCGCGGCGTCGGCTTCGCGCCGGGCGCCAGCGTCAACCTGACCGTGCGCGCCGAGGGCGACAGCGCACCGCTGCGCACCGTTACCGCCACCGCCGACCAGGACGGTACGGTGAAGGCGACGCTGACGGCCGACCCGAACGGCAACCCGGGCGCCTACGAGGTCACGGCCAGCGACGGCCGCAACACCAGCGCGGCAGCCTACCACGTGGTGCGCGAGGACGCGGCCGTCGAGGCCAGCACGGGCAGCCAGCTGCGCACCTACCGCCTGGCCCTCGTGACCGACCCGTCGTACGCCAGCTATTTCGGCGCGGCCAACGTCACCGCCGCCAAGGTCACGCTGATCAACCGCGTCAGCCAGGTGTACGAGGACGAGACGTCGATCCGCCTGGTGCTGATCGACGCCACCGACAAGCTCAACCTGAACACGGCGGCCGAGATGACGGGCGCCGATGGCCCGTGCGGCGCCACCGCCTGCTACACGCCGAGCCAGGCCAGCGGCTGCAGCAGCAGCCTGCTGGGCCGCAACCGTATCGTCACGGGCCTGCTGGCCGGCGCCAGCAACTTCGACGTCGGCCACATCGGGCTGGGCCTGAACGGCGGCGGCATCGCCAGCCTGGGCGTGGTGGGCGGCAGCGCCAAGGCGCAGGGTTGCACCGGCGTACCGACGCCGGTGGGCGACCTGTTCGCGGTGGACTACGTGGCGCACGAGCTGGGCCACCAGTTCTCCGGCAACCACACGTTCAACGGCGTCACTTCCAGCTGCTCGGGTGGCAACCGCAATCCGGAAACGTCGGTCGAGCCGGGCAGCGGCTCGTCCATCATGGCCTACGCCGGCATCTGCAGCACCGACAACCTGCAGCCGCACAGCGACCCGTACTGGTCGCAGCGCAGCTTCGACGAGATCGTCAGCTACGTCAGTGGCGCCGAAAGCGTGCTGAACGAAGTCCAGATGGTGGCGCTGCGCAAGTTCGCGACCGACGGCCAGCAATTCCAGGTCCGCTGGAACGGCAAGCTGTCCGCACCGATCGTGCGCGGCCGCAACTACAGCGTCGGCGCGCTGAAGGAAGCCATCCAGAGCATCGAGGGCTGGCCGGCCGGCGCCACCGCCGCCATCAGCAGCGTCTCGGACACGGGCTTCACCGTCACGTTCAACGGTACGCTGGCGGGCACCAATGTCGCGCAGCTCGAAATCGTCAACTGCACGGGCGGTTGCAGCGCCGTCGTGGGCGAGATCACCGCCGGCGGTCCGACCGCGCGCGGTGGCAAGGTCAGCGCGACCGGCAACGCGGCACCCGTCGTGACGGTGCCGGCCGGGTACGCGATCCCGCTGCGCACGCCCTTCGCGCTGACCGGCAGCGCGGCCGATGCCGACGGCGACCCGCTGACCTACCTGTGGGAGCAGACCGACCGCGGCGGCAACGGCGGCACGGCACTGCTGGACAACACCAAGACCAGCGGCCCCCTGTTCCGCCAGTTCGGCGTGCGCGCCGTCGTGACGAGCAGCGGCACGATCCAGTACAACTCGCCGGGCGAGAACCAGACGACGGCCGACCCGACCCGGGTGTTCCCCGATATCGCGCAGATCCTGGCCAACAACACGAACGCGGAAACGGGCGCCTGCGCGACGCCGGCCTCGAACCCGACGGCGGCCGACATCGACTGCTTCTCGGAATTCCTGCCGACCGCGGACTACGTCGGCCTGCCGGGTGTCAATCCGCGTGCGCTGAACTTCCGCCTGACCGTGCGTGACGGCCAGGGCGGCGTGGGCAGCGCCAGCACGCGCCTGACGCTGGCGCCGGACGCGGGCCCGTTCCGCGTCACGTCGCACAACGCGGCGGCGACGGTCAACGCGGGCTCGACGCAGACCGTCACCTGGAGCGTCGCCAACACCAATGCCGCGCCGGTGAATACGCAGAACGTGCGCATCACCCTGTCGCTGGACGGCGGCAAGACGTTCCCGCACGTGCTGGCGGAAAGCACGCCGAACAGCGGCAGCACGGCGGTCACCTTGCCAGCCGTCGCCTCGAAGACGGCACGCATCAAGGTCGCGGCCGTGGGCAACGTGTTCTTCGACGTCTCGAACGCGAACTTCACGATCCGGCTGGCGGGCGACGTCAACGGCGACGGCACTGCCGATTGCGCCGACCTGACCATCGTGCGCGGCGCATTGGGCAAGCGCAGCGGCCAGCCCGGGTATGACGCCCGCGCTGATGTCAACGGCGACGGCGTGGTCGATATCCGCGACCTGAGCGGCGTCTCGCAGCTGGTAGCCAAGGGCTCGTCCTGCAGCTGA
- a CDS encoding cohesin domain-containing protein encodes MNSWQAWNNRLLIALLLGAASAQALAAPVLSVSATPNPAVLGSTVDLSVLIADVSDLYGYQFSLSFDPGVLRATGVTEGAFLGSGGNTVSGYGSIDNTTGAVSFVYNTLVGPSAGVSGGGALAHIRFDVIGVGTTPLTFSDALFLDSRLGEVAVRIESTPLQAVPEPGAYLMLGVGLVGLAALRRRRIG; translated from the coding sequence GTGAATAGTTGGCAAGCCTGGAATAACCGCCTGTTGATCGCGCTGCTGCTGGGCGCAGCGTCCGCACAGGCATTGGCCGCTCCCGTGTTGTCCGTCAGCGCAACCCCGAACCCGGCCGTACTCGGCTCGACGGTCGACCTGAGCGTGCTGATCGCCGATGTCAGCGACCTGTATGGATATCAGTTCTCGCTGTCGTTCGATCCGGGCGTCCTGCGCGCAACCGGCGTCACCGAAGGCGCCTTCCTGGGTTCCGGCGGCAATACGGTCAGCGGCTACGGCAGCATCGACAATACGACCGGTGCCGTCTCGTTCGTCTACAACACGCTGGTGGGACCGTCGGCCGGCGTCAGCGGCGGCGGCGCGCTGGCGCACATCCGCTTCGACGTGATCGGCGTCGGCACCACCCCGCTGACGTTCTCGGACGCGCTGTTCCTCGACTCGCGCTTGGGCGAGGTGGCCGTGCGCATCGAGTCGACGCCGCTGCAGGCCGTGCCGGAACCGGGTGCCTACCTGATGCTCGGTGTCGGACTGGTCGGCCTGGCGGCGCTGCGGCGGCGCCGGATCGGTTGA
- the ybgF gene encoding tol-pal system protein YbgF: protein MMKFAKTALALAFAGLSLHATAGVFDDDEARRAILDLRAKVEALSKDINARLDTKAEKSVTLDMLNQHEQTMQEIARLRGQLEVLENEITIATKRQKDFYADLDARLRKLEPREVEIDGKTASVDQGEQNAYDAAMQQFKEGNYEAAATSLQAFVRKYPGSAYAAGAQYWLGNAYYAQRDCKNAILAQQQVIKNYPDSPKAPDAMLNIASCQTELKAVNNAKKTLQDLVKNYPNTTAARTAKERLGSK, encoded by the coding sequence CGACGACGAAGCGCGCCGCGCCATCCTGGATCTGCGTGCCAAGGTCGAAGCGCTGAGCAAGGACATCAATGCCCGCCTCGACACCAAGGCCGAGAAAAGCGTCACGCTCGACATGCTGAACCAGCACGAGCAGACGATGCAGGAAATCGCCCGCCTGCGCGGCCAGCTGGAAGTGCTGGAAAACGAGATCACCATCGCCACCAAGCGCCAGAAGGACTTCTATGCCGACCTGGACGCGCGCCTGCGCAAGCTGGAGCCGCGCGAGGTGGAAATCGACGGTAAGACCGCCTCCGTCGACCAGGGCGAACAGAACGCCTACGACGCGGCCATGCAGCAGTTCAAGGAAGGCAACTACGAAGCCGCCGCCACGTCGCTGCAGGCCTTCGTACGTAAATACCCCGGCTCGGCCTACGCCGCCGGCGCGCAGTACTGGCTGGGCAACGCCTATTACGCGCAGCGCGACTGCAAGAACGCCATCCTGGCCCAGCAGCAGGTCATCAAGAACTACCCGGACAGCCCGAAGGCGCCGGACGCGATGCTGAACATCGCCAGCTGCCAGACCGAGCTGAAAGCGGTGAACAACGCCAAGAAGACGCTGCAGGACCTCGTCAAGAACTACCCGAACACGACGGCGGCGCGCACGGCCAAGGAGCGCCTGGGCAGCAAGTGA
- a CDS encoding PEP-CTERM sorting domain-containing protein — protein MWTKLLCAAALGAAAAGASAETSWDFSYTGFLNGETNVFDPTLRYSGSFAGEDSDGNGELDITELTHFSWDDKLYIDRGGRPCGPGQCELHKFTYDLGLSKLNFVSEWTYADDASRSSGSTIAGSQLSFFGYTQGGGTIASNLLWTPETRFVINAVPEPATVVMLGVGLAAIGVVARRRRAD, from the coding sequence ATGTGGACGAAACTATTGTGTGCTGCGGCGCTCGGCGCGGCGGCGGCCGGCGCGTCGGCCGAGACCTCTTGGGATTTCAGCTATACGGGCTTTCTGAACGGGGAAACCAATGTGTTCGATCCAACCCTGCGTTACAGCGGCAGCTTCGCAGGCGAGGACAGCGACGGTAACGGCGAGCTCGACATCACTGAGCTGACGCACTTCAGCTGGGACGACAAGCTCTACATCGACCGCGGCGGGCGGCCCTGTGGCCCGGGCCAGTGCGAGCTGCACAAGTTCACCTACGACCTGGGGCTGAGCAAACTCAACTTCGTCTCCGAGTGGACGTATGCCGACGACGCCTCGCGCTCATCGGGCTCGACCATCGCCGGTTCGCAGCTGAGCTTTTTCGGCTACACGCAAGGTGGCGGCACGATCGCGTCGAACCTGCTGTGGACGCCGGAAACGCGCTTCGTCATCAACGCGGTGCCGGAGCCGGCGACCGTCGTCATGCTGGGCGTAGGCCTGGCGGCGATCGGGGTGGTGGCGCGGCGGCGCCGGGCGGACTGA